In bacterium, a single window of DNA contains:
- a CDS encoding PilZ domain-containing protein produces the protein MNANGERRRSPRVNRVFPMRYRVIPVAGKNGYREGNVRDLSLDGLRFQCTGGLRPKAGLLLELIVPGEQPVRSFGRTAWVRELPGRAGFEVGGRFVDQSTAVRRAIGRHVGV, from the coding sequence ATGAACGCCAACGGGGAACGCCGCCGCTCGCCGCGCGTCAACCGCGTCTTCCCGATGCGCTACCGCGTCATCCCGGTCGCCGGCAAGAACGGCTACCGCGAGGGAAACGTCCGCGACCTGAGCCTGGACGGCTTGCGCTTCCAGTGCACCGGCGGCCTGCGCCCGAAGGCGGGCCTCCTGCTCGAGCTGATCGTCCCCGGCGAACAGCCGGTGCGCTCGTTCGGGAGGACGGCGTGGGTCCGCGAGCTGCCGGGGCGGGCCGGCTTCGAAGTCGGCGGCAGGTTCGTTGACCAGAGCACCGCGGTCCGGCGGGCCATCGGGCGGCACGTCGGCGTCTGA
- a CDS encoding glycosyltransferase, which produces MLLLARSLEAGGAERQLVELAGGLDRSRFDITVAVLYDRGPLRAAVGALPGVRLVSLGKTGPWDLAGPLARLVRLIRGARIDAIYGSLDIANLYALAGGRLGGAKVVFGVRSSYMDFTRYARSEARVWRMAAMASRAADLVIYNSFAGRDYALSRGFSRRNAAVVSNGIDTGRFRPDPEGRRRVRAEWGVNPGARLAGIVGRLDPMKDHGTFLRAAALVLREDPGARFVCVGEGSTPHAEGLRALAAQLGLERALVWAGARSDMPAVYGALDVLALSSRGEGFPNVVGEAMACGVPCVVTDVGDAARIVGAEGIVVPPEDPAALAGGLLRLLAEPADDRRARGARCRERIVQEFPVGALAGATAREIERVCGRA; this is translated from the coding sequence TTGCTCCTGCTGGCGCGGTCCCTCGAGGCCGGCGGGGCGGAACGGCAGCTGGTCGAGCTCGCGGGCGGGCTGGACCGATCGCGTTTCGACATCACCGTGGCGGTGCTCTACGACCGCGGTCCCCTGCGTGCCGCGGTCGGGGCGCTTCCCGGCGTCCGGCTCGTCTCCCTCGGCAAGACCGGCCCCTGGGACCTCGCCGGCCCGCTCGCGCGGCTGGTGCGCCTGATCCGCGGCGCGCGCATCGACGCGATCTACGGCTCGCTCGACATCGCCAATCTCTACGCGCTGGCTGGCGGCCGCCTCGGCGGGGCGAAGGTCGTCTTCGGCGTGCGCTCCTCCTACATGGATTTCACGCGCTATGCCCGTTCCGAGGCGCGGGTCTGGCGCATGGCGGCGATGGCGTCGCGCGCGGCGGACCTGGTCATCTACAACTCCTTCGCCGGCCGCGACTACGCGCTGTCGCGGGGGTTCTCGCGGCGCAACGCCGCGGTCGTCTCCAACGGGATCGACACCGGCCGCTTTCGCCCGGACCCGGAAGGCCGGCGCCGCGTGCGGGCCGAGTGGGGGGTCAATCCCGGCGCGCGGCTCGCCGGAATCGTCGGCCGGCTGGACCCGATGAAGGACCACGGGACCTTCCTCCGCGCGGCGGCGCTCGTGCTGCGGGAAGATCCCGGCGCCCGGTTCGTCTGCGTCGGGGAGGGCTCGACGCCGCACGCCGAGGGGCTGCGCGCGCTGGCGGCGCAACTGGGATTGGAGCGGGCGCTGGTGTGGGCCGGCGCCCGTTCCGACATGCCCGCGGTGTACGGGGCGCTCGACGTGCTGGCGCTCTCCTCGCGCGGTGAGGGCTTCCCGAACGTCGTCGGCGAGGCCATGGCCTGCGGCGTGCCGTGCGTGGTCACGGACGTCGGCGACGCGGCGCGCATCGTCGGCGCCGAGGGGATCGTCGTCCCCCCGGAGGACCCGGCCGCCCTCGCGGGGGGTCTGCTCAGGCTGCTGGCCGAGCCGGCGGACGATCGGCGGGCGCGCGGCGCCCGCTGCCGGGAGCGCATCGTCCAGGAGTTTCCGGTAGGCGCGCTGGCCGGGGCGACCGCGCGTGAGATCGAGCGGGTCTGCGGCCGGGCCTGA
- a CDS encoding response regulator, with translation MARILAVDDEPGMLKLLAMIVREKTAHAIETTNNPVEAVQIVRRGGIDLVIADLKMPGLDGSELLEAIRAFSEVPVIIITAFGTEEAAAEVREKGVFDFILKPFRKEQIVLAIERALAWAALQRENRTLRERLEPSA, from the coding sequence ATGGCACGGATACTGGCCGTCGACGACGAGCCCGGGATGCTCAAGCTGCTCGCCATGATCGTGCGCGAGAAGACGGCGCACGCCATCGAGACCACGAACAACCCCGTCGAGGCCGTGCAGATCGTGCGCCGCGGCGGGATCGACCTTGTCATCGCCGACCTGAAGATGCCCGGCCTTGACGGCAGCGAGCTGCTCGAGGCGATCCGGGCCTTCTCCGAGGTCCCCGTGATCATCATCACCGCGTTCGGCACGGAGGAGGCGGCCGCCGAGGTCCGGGAGAAGGGCGTCTTCGACTTCATCCTCAAGCCCTTCCGCAAGGAGCAGATCGTGCTCGCGATCGAGCGCGCCCTGGCCTGGGCGGCGCTCCAGCGCGAGAACCGGACGCTCAGGGAGCGGCTGGAGCCCTCGGCCTGA
- a CDS encoding diguanylate cyclase — protein sequence MPNAQSRAARRTIGEFERDIDDLAAGVTDLGRCLPAFAATLSTFLEGADVTLHLYEEEDDEMILRGATRRISFSGEPPRFAAEGSVPGLAMAERRIVSLTEDPRAPGGKLRAEEHIVPLAAGNRPLGTVTVARVAAESISPVRLDRARRGILRFAEALAKARDEEILSRRMNRLSAINEFGVILVSTLGLEEVPALATAMTSFIMGSEGCVLRLRDAKTGQSAVKDAHGLRDAASSREILRLEARAAEAVLRSGKPLLVRDAARDERFSDCAERVRTFICSPLAGAEGTIGTLTLFNKDPGSALVPPRFGPDDQEVLLHLVRYVEKAIANATLLARTRELSERDELTGLPDRASFRSRLLSEISRARRFQLRISLVICEVLPPAPETAGNGAMEEMVRSAAQAIRTALRDYDTVARISDRAFGIILPQMQNGAASPIARIQAAIEKEIEAHRAATTAPQVRVRFSHASFPDDGTSGEQILSRLEQPG from the coding sequence ATGCCAAACGCCCAGTCGCGCGCCGCGCGCAGGACCATCGGCGAGTTCGAGCGCGACATCGATGATCTCGCCGCCGGCGTCACGGACCTCGGGCGCTGCCTGCCGGCCTTCGCGGCCACGCTCTCGACGTTTCTCGAAGGCGCCGACGTGACCCTCCACCTCTACGAGGAGGAGGACGACGAGATGATCCTGCGGGGCGCGACGCGCAGGATCTCGTTTTCCGGCGAGCCGCCGCGGTTCGCCGCCGAGGGCTCGGTCCCGGGCCTGGCGATGGCCGAGCGCCGCATCGTCTCGCTCACCGAGGACCCCCGCGCCCCCGGCGGGAAGCTCCGCGCCGAGGAGCACATCGTCCCGCTCGCGGCGGGGAACCGTCCGCTCGGCACGGTGACGGTTGCCCGCGTGGCGGCCGAGTCGATCTCGCCGGTGCGCCTGGACCGCGCCCGGCGCGGCATCCTGCGCTTCGCCGAGGCGCTCGCGAAGGCCCGCGACGAGGAGATCCTCTCCCGCCGGATGAACCGCCTCTCGGCGATCAACGAGTTCGGCGTCATCCTCGTTTCCACGCTCGGCCTCGAGGAGGTGCCGGCGCTCGCGACGGCGATGACCTCCTTCATCATGGGGTCCGAGGGGTGCGTGCTGCGGCTGCGCGACGCGAAGACCGGCCAGAGCGCCGTCAAGGACGCGCACGGCCTGCGCGACGCCGCCTCGAGCCGCGAGATCCTGCGGCTGGAGGCCCGCGCCGCGGAGGCGGTGCTGCGCAGCGGCAAGCCCCTGCTCGTGCGGGACGCCGCGCGCGACGAGCGCTTCAGCGACTGCGCGGAGCGGGTGCGGACCTTCATCTGCTCGCCGCTTGCCGGCGCGGAGGGGACGATCGGGACCCTCACGCTCTTCAACAAGGACCCCGGCAGCGCGCTCGTGCCGCCCCGCTTCGGCCCGGACGACCAGGAGGTGCTCCTGCACCTGGTGCGCTACGTCGAGAAGGCGATCGCGAACGCCACCCTGCTGGCGCGGACCCGCGAGCTCTCCGAGCGCGACGAGCTGACCGGCCTCCCCGACCGCGCGAGCTTCCGCTCGCGGCTGCTCTCGGAGATCAGCCGCGCCCGCCGCTTCCAGCTGCGCATCTCGCTGGTCATCTGCGAGGTGCTCCCCCCCGCTCCGGAGACCGCCGGCAACGGCGCCATGGAGGAGATGGTGCGCAGCGCCGCCCAGGCGATCCGCACCGCGCTGCGCGACTACGACACCGTCGCCCGGATCTCCGACCGCGCGTTCGGCATCATTCTGCCGCAGATGCAGAACGGGGCGGCGAGCCCGATCGCGCGGATCCAGGCGGCGATCGAGAAGGAGATCGAAGCGCACCGCGCCGCGACCACGGCCCCCCAGGTGCGGGTGCGCTTCTCGCACGCGAGCTTCCCGGACGACGGCACGAGCGGCGAGCAGATCCTCTCGCGGCTCGAGCAGCCGGGCTAG
- a CDS encoding ATP-binding protein, whose product MVALLQTTLASLTAVAARLVRRSKRIVVAISFGLCVLILALGSLSYRSVKEVVTEDFNQQQLVLAQYAARQISHSLAMLRKELRLLGRAPALQYQERLAIAGRLESAFMSVKDDGAAQLRFVTAPGGLVHLYDGPGYRRAAPDAEDTLHLLWAADPANRDKVLVTPVTPVADRPGVLLMRMVHPVWQDAIDESHPTPTRAFAGALVFVVNAVELTGAVTRDIRSGRTGYAWVIDGSGTFLHHQEASFIGKNAFEARAEKMPTISFARINEIQKTLMLAGKEGTSWYISGWHLGVEGKVRKLIAYAPIRVADQEGGPVWSVAVVAPIAEVEGQIHAIQMRGTLLQAVIIAVFVLGTAVIVSLMARWSDELEREVAHQTAELTKSEQRYRSLVENAGDAIFTADRAGTVLSINASGAKLLRRPAEEIVGHNLSELLTCPTAEEPLLAIDEVFESRKGRQITHLVKLGDRELWLDTNFRRLLDEEGNIYAVLGIARDITDRKLIEEQSYNTEKLASLGTLAAGVAHEINNPLTVILGFTDLLLEKAEKGSETEEALRTIETYGNKARKVVENLLTFARRKEHSEDEVDVNACLEAVLAVLGNYLLVNRISIRSHELAPGLPPVRGDADELQQVFLNIINNAVYAMKTEGGGELSVQTRVGEGGSCVEVLISDTGPGIPPEVRTRIFDPLFTTKKVGEGTGLGLSVSYGIVARHRGTIAVETATAAESKHPGTTFIITLPAVVREKAGGGGAA is encoded by the coding sequence ATGGTCGCGCTGCTGCAGACCACCCTCGCCTCGCTGACCGCGGTGGCGGCGCGGCTCGTGCGCCGCTCCAAGCGGATCGTCGTGGCCATCAGCTTCGGGCTCTGCGTGCTGATCCTCGCCCTCGGCTCGCTCTCCTACCGCTCGGTGAAGGAGGTCGTGACGGAGGACTTCAACCAGCAGCAGCTGGTGCTGGCCCAGTACGCGGCGCGCCAGATCAGCCACAGCCTCGCCATGCTCCGCAAGGAGCTGCGCCTGCTCGGGCGGGCGCCGGCGCTCCAGTACCAGGAGCGGCTCGCGATCGCCGGGCGCCTCGAGAGCGCGTTCATGAGCGTGAAGGACGACGGGGCGGCGCAGCTGCGCTTCGTCACCGCGCCGGGCGGGCTCGTCCACCTCTACGACGGCCCCGGCTACCGCCGCGCCGCGCCCGACGCCGAGGACACGCTGCACCTGCTCTGGGCCGCGGACCCCGCCAACCGCGACAAGGTCCTCGTCACGCCGGTCACGCCGGTCGCGGACCGTCCCGGGGTGCTGCTGATGCGCATGGTGCACCCGGTCTGGCAGGACGCGATCGACGAGTCCCACCCGACGCCGACGCGGGCGTTCGCCGGCGCGCTCGTCTTCGTCGTCAACGCCGTCGAGCTCACCGGCGCGGTGACGCGCGACATCCGCTCGGGCCGGACCGGCTACGCCTGGGTCATCGACGGCAGCGGCACCTTCCTGCACCACCAGGAGGCGTCCTTCATCGGGAAGAACGCCTTCGAGGCGCGCGCCGAGAAGATGCCGACGATCTCGTTCGCCCGCATCAACGAGATCCAGAAGACGCTCATGCTCGCCGGCAAGGAGGGGACGAGCTGGTACATCTCGGGGTGGCACCTGGGCGTCGAGGGGAAGGTCCGCAAGCTCATCGCCTACGCGCCGATCCGGGTGGCCGACCAGGAGGGCGGGCCCGTCTGGTCGGTCGCGGTCGTCGCCCCGATCGCGGAGGTCGAGGGGCAGATCCACGCGATCCAGATGCGCGGCACGCTGCTGCAGGCGGTGATCATCGCGGTCTTCGTGCTCGGCACGGCCGTCATCGTCTCGCTCATGGCGCGCTGGTCCGACGAGCTCGAGCGCGAGGTCGCCCACCAGACCGCGGAGCTGACCAAGTCCGAGCAGCGCTACCGCTCGCTCGTCGAGAACGCGGGGGACGCGATCTTCACCGCCGACCGCGCCGGCACGGTCCTCTCGATCAACGCCTCCGGCGCCAAGCTGCTGCGCCGCCCCGCCGAGGAGATCGTCGGCCACAATCTCTCCGAGCTCCTCACCTGTCCGACGGCCGAGGAGCCGCTGCTGGCCATCGACGAGGTCTTCGAGAGCCGCAAGGGCCGGCAGATCACGCACCTGGTCAAGCTCGGGGACCGCGAGCTGTGGCTGGACACCAACTTCCGGCGGCTGCTCGACGAGGAGGGGAACATCTACGCGGTGCTCGGCATCGCCCGGGACATCACCGACCGCAAGCTCATCGAGGAGCAGAGCTACAACACGGAGAAGCTCGCGTCGCTCGGCACGCTCGCCGCGGGCGTGGCACACGAGATCAACAACCCGCTCACGGTCATCCTCGGCTTCACCGACCTGCTGCTCGAGAAGGCGGAGAAGGGGTCGGAGACCGAGGAGGCGCTGCGGACCATCGAGACGTACGGCAACAAGGCGCGCAAGGTCGTCGAGAACCTGCTGACGTTCGCGCGCCGCAAGGAGCACAGCGAGGACGAGGTCGACGTCAACGCCTGCCTGGAGGCGGTCCTCGCGGTGCTCGGCAACTACCTGCTCGTCAACCGCATCTCGATCCGCAGCCACGAGCTGGCGCCGGGCCTGCCGCCGGTGCGCGGGGACGCCGACGAGCTGCAGCAGGTCTTCCTGAACATCATCAACAACGCGGTCTACGCCATGAAGACGGAGGGCGGCGGCGAGCTCAGCGTCCAGACGCGGGTCGGCGAGGGGGGCAGCTGCGTCGAGGTGCTCATCTCGGACACCGGTCCGGGCATCCCGCCGGAGGTGCGCACGCGGATCTTCGACCCGCTGTTCACGACGAAGAAGGTCGGCGAGGGCACGGGCCTCGGCCTCTCCGTCTCGTACGGGATCGTCGCGCGCCACCGCGGCACGATCGCCGTGGAGACGGCGACCGCCGCGGAGTCGAAGCACCCGGGCACGACGTTCATCATCACGCTGCCGGCAGTCGTGCGTGAGAAGGCCGGCGGTGGGGGTGCGGCGTGA
- a CDS encoding DUF1847 domain-containing protein, with protein MSDERAPGKLACGRCSAVWAKTGTTNCWSGDPATAPPRPAHCPGGTDADLIEAAFATYAGDGEDARLALAAGRVEGLCYEKTPGTGTVTARWTRVEDTIALAKLMGWRKVGIATCIGLLSETEELSRILAAQGLEPLSVCCKAGSIDKLRLGLAEHDKVRPGTFEPACNPIAQAELCNRAGTDVNVIVGLCVGHDMLFAKHSRAPVTTLVCKDRVTGHNPVAVLYGQHFYYKRLQKVPLVVPDGEGREP; from the coding sequence ATGAGCGACGAGAGGGCGCCCGGGAAGCTCGCCTGCGGCCGCTGCAGCGCCGTGTGGGCGAAGACCGGCACGACCAACTGCTGGAGCGGCGACCCGGCCACGGCACCGCCGCGGCCGGCGCACTGCCCCGGGGGCACGGACGCGGATCTCATCGAGGCGGCGTTCGCGACGTACGCCGGCGACGGCGAGGACGCGCGTCTCGCGCTGGCGGCGGGCCGGGTCGAGGGGCTCTGCTACGAGAAGACCCCCGGCACCGGCACCGTGACGGCCCGCTGGACCCGCGTCGAGGACACGATCGCGCTCGCCAAGCTCATGGGCTGGCGCAAGGTCGGCATCGCCACCTGCATCGGCCTGCTGAGCGAGACGGAGGAGCTCTCGCGCATCCTCGCGGCGCAGGGGCTCGAGCCGCTCTCGGTCTGCTGCAAGGCCGGCAGCATCGACAAGCTGCGCCTCGGGCTCGCGGAGCACGACAAGGTGCGCCCCGGCACCTTCGAGCCGGCCTGCAACCCGATCGCGCAGGCCGAGCTGTGCAACCGCGCCGGCACCGACGTGAACGTCATCGTCGGGCTGTGCGTCGGCCACGACATGCTCTTCGCGAAGCACTCGCGTGCGCCGGTGACGACGCTCGTCTGCAAGGACCGGGTCACCGGCCACAACCCGGTCGCGGTCCTCTACGGGCAGCACTTCTATTACAAGAGGCTCCAGAAGGTGCCGCTGGTCGTGCCGGACGGGGAGGGGCGGGAGCCCTAG
- a CDS encoding PEP/pyruvate-binding domain-containing protein — MAKLIDLFRKRAEPGARGAGPPDPLAEKLAAFQHLLEENNAALATMADLEEKRSGEYLFDRAYLRTTVAGLSGDVRHLVEHLQTLTGSPHPGLLRAHAAIDAAVNEALRGARIDISGPPVLRLAEISAETAHLAGGKMGHLGRLAADLSLPVPPGFVVTAAAFARFMADSGILDQVRARLAGLRVDALEDMERASEEIRALIAAAPLPAEIAGAISAAAADLADGGAQGLAVRSSAVWEDGEFSFAGQYATFLNVPAAQVLRRYCDVLGSLFTPRAIFYYRTKGFAEEEMAMAVGVMRMVEARAAGVLYTRDPLDPGREVMIANGAWGLGTTVVEGAAHTDTFTLDRATGAVVGRRIVEKSVREVADAAGGVRSEPVDEGERAASCLTDAQAAELVRHGATLERHFGRPQDVEWALDGAGKLWILQSRPLQLIAATPASAPPRRVPGRRILIERGVVACKGVGAGPVVLVRSDAEAADFPAGAVLVARTTGVGLAAALPRAAALVTDVGSATGHLASLAREYRVPALLDTESATSVLQPGAEVTVDAFNGNVYEGRVEELLRHAAGRREVLEGTPLLLALGRALERITPLHLTDPSGEGFRPDACRTFHDITRYAHEKAMDAMFALGEGLGEGGARAVVLRAGIPVAIHLLDLGGGLASRGGRAVEPEAVLSVPFAALLRGMRAMTWPEPRAADVKGLLGMMAHTATISEEELRGTAEKSLALVGANYMNFSIRLGYHFSQVEAWVGERLNDNYVRFFFKGGGAAVDRRLRRVRLIAEILASMDFQVRVAEDVIRAQAAKYRRPALERTLEALGRLTAYTKQLDMAMFNDAVTNWYRDEFVREHLKPAGEPVPPTGEVLGSAAE; from the coding sequence GTGGCAAAGCTGATCGATCTCTTCAGGAAACGGGCCGAACCGGGCGCCCGCGGCGCGGGCCCGCCGGATCCGCTCGCGGAGAAGCTCGCCGCATTCCAGCACCTGCTCGAAGAAAACAACGCCGCGCTCGCGACGATGGCGGATCTGGAAGAGAAACGCTCCGGCGAGTATCTGTTCGATCGCGCCTACCTCAGGACGACGGTTGCGGGACTCTCAGGCGATGTGCGCCATCTCGTCGAGCATCTGCAGACGCTCACGGGTAGCCCCCATCCCGGCCTGCTCAGGGCGCACGCGGCAATCGACGCAGCGGTGAACGAAGCGCTGCGCGGTGCGCGGATAGACATAAGCGGGCCGCCGGTGCTGCGCCTGGCCGAGATCAGCGCCGAGACGGCGCACCTCGCCGGCGGCAAGATGGGGCACCTCGGACGCCTCGCCGCCGACCTCTCGCTGCCGGTGCCTCCCGGCTTCGTCGTCACGGCGGCGGCGTTTGCGCGCTTCATGGCGGACTCGGGCATCCTCGACCAGGTGCGCGCACGGCTGGCGGGACTCAGAGTGGACGCGCTCGAGGACATGGAGCGGGCGAGCGAGGAGATCCGTGCACTCATCGCGGCGGCACCGCTGCCGGCGGAGATCGCCGGCGCGATCAGCGCGGCCGCGGCCGACCTCGCGGACGGGGGAGCCCAGGGCCTCGCGGTGCGCAGCAGCGCGGTCTGGGAGGACGGCGAGTTCAGCTTCGCGGGGCAGTACGCAACCTTCCTCAACGTGCCGGCTGCGCAGGTGCTCCGCCGCTACTGCGATGTTCTCGGCAGCCTCTTCACGCCGCGCGCCATCTTCTACTACCGCACCAAGGGCTTCGCGGAGGAGGAGATGGCCATGGCGGTGGGCGTGATGCGTATGGTCGAGGCGCGCGCGGCGGGCGTGCTCTACACCCGCGATCCGCTCGATCCGGGGCGCGAGGTCATGATCGCCAACGGCGCCTGGGGGCTCGGCACGACGGTGGTCGAAGGCGCGGCGCACACGGACACCTTCACGCTCGACCGGGCTACCGGCGCGGTGGTCGGCCGCAGGATCGTCGAAAAGTCCGTCCGCGAGGTGGCGGACGCCGCCGGCGGCGTGCGCAGCGAGCCCGTGGACGAGGGCGAGCGGGCCGCCTCCTGCCTCACCGACGCCCAGGCCGCGGAGTTGGTCCGCCACGGCGCCACGCTCGAGCGGCACTTCGGGCGTCCGCAGGACGTGGAGTGGGCGCTCGACGGGGCCGGGAAGCTCTGGATCCTCCAGTCGCGCCCGCTGCAGCTGATCGCCGCGACGCCGGCCTCCGCCCCGCCGCGACGGGTGCCGGGGCGGCGCATCCTCATCGAGCGCGGCGTCGTGGCCTGCAAGGGCGTCGGCGCCGGGCCCGTCGTGCTCGTGCGCTCCGACGCGGAGGCCGCTGACTTTCCCGCGGGCGCGGTGCTCGTGGCGCGCACCACGGGCGTCGGCCTGGCGGCGGCGCTCCCGCGCGCCGCGGCCCTGGTCACGGACGTCGGCTCGGCGACGGGTCACCTGGCCTCGCTGGCGCGGGAGTACCGCGTCCCGGCGCTGCTGGACACCGAGAGCGCGACGTCCGTGCTCCAGCCGGGCGCCGAGGTGACCGTCGACGCCTTCAACGGCAACGTCTACGAGGGGCGCGTGGAGGAGCTGCTGCGCCACGCCGCCGGCCGCCGCGAGGTGCTCGAGGGCACGCCGCTGCTGCTGGCGCTCGGGCGGGCGCTCGAGCGGATCACGCCGCTGCACCTCACGGACCCGTCGGGCGAGGGGTTCCGCCCGGACGCCTGCCGGACCTTCCACGACATCACCCGCTATGCGCACGAGAAGGCGATGGACGCCATGTTCGCGCTCGGCGAGGGGCTCGGCGAGGGCGGCGCGCGGGCCGTCGTGCTGCGGGCGGGAATCCCGGTCGCCATCCACCTGCTGGACCTCGGCGGGGGGCTCGCGTCGCGCGGCGGCCGCGCCGTGGAGCCCGAGGCGGTCCTTTCGGTGCCGTTCGCGGCGCTGCTGCGGGGGATGCGCGCGATGACCTGGCCGGAGCCGCGCGCCGCCGACGTGAAGGGCCTTCTCGGGATGATGGCGCACACGGCCACGATCTCGGAGGAGGAGCTGCGCGGCACCGCGGAGAAGAGCCTGGCGCTGGTCGGCGCCAACTACATGAACTTCTCGATCCGCCTCGGCTACCATTTCTCGCAGGTCGAGGCCTGGGTCGGCGAGCGGCTCAACGACAACTACGTGCGCTTCTTCTTCAAGGGCGGCGGCGCGGCGGTCGACCGGCGCCTTCGCCGCGTGCGGTTGATCGCCGAGATCCTCGCGAGCATGGACTTCCAGGTGCGGGTGGCCGAGGACGTGATCCGCGCGCAGGCCGCCAAGTACCGCCGTCCCGCGCTCGAGCGCACGCTCGAGGCGCTCGGGCGGCTCACCGCCTACACCAAGCAGCTGGACATGGCCATGTTCAACGACGCCGTGACCAACTGGTACCGCGACGAGTTCGTGCGCGAGCACCTGAAGCCGGCCGGCGAGCCTGTACCGCCCACCGGCGAAGTGCTAGGATCGGCGGCGGAATGA
- a CDS encoding trypsin-like serine protease, with the protein MDEHLGLQTESIIGVDSRLRVGTTTTYPSRAIVYLYVVFPNTAAYSCTGWMIGPRTVATAGHCVYSAGDGGWATSIKAYPGRNGSTAPYGYRWGYRVFSPPGWTGSASQFYDYGAIQLAGTAIGNTTGWFGFRWQTSNSFPGYFTVRGYPGDKIGTLAATMWTMNGAVLAGGTPTTTYGKKLWYLMDTYGGQSGSPIYQTWGGQCCYGVGIHAYGAAAWPGPTPPYNSGTRITSAVFANLLNWRNWVYP; encoded by the coding sequence ATGGATGAACACCTGGGCCTCCAGACCGAGTCCATCATCGGCGTCGACAGCCGCCTTCGGGTCGGCACCACGACGACGTACCCGAGCCGGGCGATCGTCTATCTCTACGTGGTCTTCCCGAATACTGCCGCGTACTCGTGCACCGGCTGGATGATCGGTCCCCGCACGGTTGCGACCGCCGGCCACTGCGTCTACAGTGCCGGCGACGGCGGCTGGGCCACCAGCATCAAGGCCTACCCAGGCCGCAACGGCTCGACAGCACCCTACGGCTACCGCTGGGGTTATCGCGTCTTCAGCCCCCCGGGCTGGACCGGCTCGGCCAGCCAGTTCTACGACTACGGGGCGATCCAGCTCGCCGGGACGGCGATCGGCAACACCACCGGCTGGTTCGGCTTCCGGTGGCAGACCAGCAACTCTTTCCCCGGCTACTTCACGGTGCGCGGCTACCCGGGCGACAAGATCGGTACGCTCGCCGCCACCATGTGGACCATGAACGGGGCCGTGCTGGCAGGGGGTACCCCGACCACGACGTACGGCAAGAAGCTGTGGTACCTGATGGACACCTACGGCGGGCAGAGCGGCTCACCGATCTACCAGACATGGGGGGGGCAGTGCTGCTACGGCGTCGGCATCCACGCCTATGGTGCGGCCGCATGGCCCGGCCCGACGCCGCCGTACAACAGCGGGACTAGGATTACCTCGGCGGTCTTCGCCAACTTGCTCAACTGGAGGAATTGGGTCTACCCGTAG
- a CDS encoding carboxypeptidase regulatory-like domain-containing protein, with product MDGARHILGLAALAAGLLMAVNARAGAGDEPVSDGGATRRPPVRAFVGVRGVVTDTAGAPLAEVGIAVTAGTSPVPEMLRLTAPDGSYSWPLPPGTYSLTASPTLGGYRPQTLEVTVPEGGTARLDFQLQAEP from the coding sequence ATGGATGGCGCGCGGCACATCCTGGGGCTGGCCGCCCTCGCGGCGGGGCTACTCATGGCGGTCAACGCGCGTGCGGGCGCAGGCGATGAGCCTGTGTCCGACGGGGGGGCGACCCGCCGGCCTCCCGTGCGCGCCTTCGTCGGCGTCAGGGGCGTCGTCACCGACACCGCCGGCGCTCCGCTGGCCGAGGTGGGCATCGCGGTGACCGCCGGCACGAGCCCCGTGCCGGAAATGCTGCGCCTGACCGCCCCGGACGGCAGCTACTCCTGGCCGCTTCCCCCCGGGACATACTCCCTGACCGCCAGCCCCACTCTGGGCGGCTATCGCCCGCAGACGTTGGAGGTGACGGTGCCGGAGGGCGGGACCGCGCGGCTGGACTTCCAGCTTCAAGCCGAGCCCTGA